From the Deltaproteobacteria bacterium genome, one window contains:
- a CDS encoding serine/threonine protein kinase, whose product MPLLSPGQQIARYTILGKLATGGMSELYIARQTGPSGFAKTLVLKVILPNLADDQQFIDMFHNEAKLAAMLNHPNVVQIFDFGMDDEIHYMAMEYIEGRNLGVIARVAEEQRKAIPVPIALRMVADACGALEYAHSLRDTDGHPLEIIHRDVSLENVLVTYAGQVKLVDFGIAKARNVNSNTSTGTLKGKYNYMSPEMIEGKPVDRRADLFAMGVVLYRLLCGCLPFDGDNYGQLIHRIAYDDPTLPRQLVPSLPEVLERVVMRALTKERSLRYQHAGEIQSDLEAYMVQTGSTVLPYHLAQYMADLFPPGPERDPEVARLLSGGVSTPRNPSVQRETRTGPTTPSARGVRALGSGEVRHVPSTRTGPATPTASSRGIYPPRLEESEERYLEESGDRSVDESGDRSIDESADRSVDDFYEPFDPLRDSQDLPVSGDLGRITHERALADTQLQTSSPGRYSAPSARAYDTGRETIDLAGAEVQYPMSRGSSHPGQAARSVPASYAGAQASASQVRRQAQPFAAPRRSRLWSVLLFGIAAVVLVFAAALTYRVLLKPADGGATGVALQVGGADLGPGPGVVAVRRDSGVLPPDVGSGPADVGVVADLRASDPVTEPGDDSLDDPGPSAGSTKRPHAGARRGLLSVSAPGPGTVLVDGREVGELPLRRLSLGKGGHRLEVRSPTLGYTIRRRVHVSGGGHAKVELKPQRGRLMIRVQPWATVSLDGRSLGTTPIEPVSVMEGPHTLVLRNSELGVTRKKIVWVKPGAVTEAKYRLP is encoded by the coding sequence ATGCCCCTCCTCAGTCCCGGGCAGCAGATCGCGCGGTACACCATCCTGGGCAAGCTCGCCACCGGGGGGATGTCCGAGCTCTACATCGCCCGGCAGACGGGCCCTTCGGGCTTTGCGAAGACCCTCGTCCTGAAGGTCATCCTGCCCAACCTGGCCGACGACCAGCAGTTCATCGACATGTTCCACAACGAGGCGAAGCTCGCCGCCATGCTGAACCACCCCAACGTGGTCCAGATCTTCGACTTCGGCATGGACGACGAGATCCACTACATGGCGATGGAGTACATCGAGGGGCGGAACCTCGGGGTCATCGCCCGCGTGGCCGAGGAGCAGAGGAAGGCCATCCCGGTCCCCATCGCGCTGCGCATGGTGGCCGACGCGTGCGGCGCGCTCGAATACGCTCATAGCCTGAGGGACACCGACGGGCACCCGCTCGAGATCATCCACCGCGACGTCTCGCTCGAGAACGTGCTCGTGACCTACGCGGGGCAGGTCAAGCTGGTGGACTTCGGCATCGCCAAGGCCCGCAACGTCAACAGCAACACCAGCACGGGGACGCTCAAGGGCAAGTACAACTACATGTCCCCGGAGATGATCGAGGGCAAGCCGGTCGACCGACGGGCCGACCTCTTCGCCATGGGGGTCGTGCTCTACCGCCTGCTCTGCGGGTGCTTGCCTTTCGACGGAGACAACTACGGCCAGCTCATCCACCGCATTGCCTACGACGATCCGACCCTGCCGCGCCAGCTCGTGCCGTCGCTTCCGGAGGTGCTGGAGCGCGTCGTGATGCGGGCGCTCACGAAGGAGCGGAGCCTGCGCTATCAACACGCGGGCGAGATCCAGTCGGACCTCGAGGCCTACATGGTGCAGACCGGGAGCACCGTGCTGCCCTACCACCTGGCGCAGTACATGGCCGACCTCTTCCCGCCGGGGCCCGAGCGCGACCCCGAGGTGGCGCGGCTGCTCTCGGGAGGCGTCTCGACGCCGCGCAACCCGTCGGTGCAGCGCGAGACGCGGACCGGTCCGACGACGCCGTCCGCGCGTGGCGTTCGGGCGCTCGGGTCGGGCGAGGTGCGGCACGTACCGTCGACGCGGACGGGACCGGCGACCCCCACCGCGTCGAGCCGCGGCATCTATCCCCCGCGGCTCGAGGAGAGCGAGGAGCGCTACCTCGAGGAGAGCGGCGACCGCTCGGTCGACGAGAGCGGCGACCGCTCGATCGACGAGAGCGCGGATCGCTCGGTGGACGACTTCTACGAGCCGTTCGACCCGCTTCGGGACTCGCAGGATCTTCCCGTTTCGGGGGACCTCGGGCGCATCACGCACGAGCGGGCGCTCGCGGACACGCAGCTCCAGACCTCGTCGCCGGGGCGCTACTCGGCTCCGAGCGCCAGGGCCTACGACACCGGGCGCGAGACGATCGACCTCGCCGGAGCGGAGGTGCAGTACCCGATGTCGCGGGGGTCCTCGCACCCCGGGCAGGCGGCCCGGTCGGTTCCGGCGAGCTACGCGGGAGCGCAGGCCTCGGCCTCGCAGGTGCGGCGGCAGGCGCAGCCCTTCGCGGCGCCCCGGCGCTCGCGCCTCTGGTCGGTCTTGCTCTTCGGCATCGCGGCCGTCGTGCTGGTCTTCGCCGCGGCCCTGACCTATCGCGTGCTGCTCAAGCCCGCCGACGGTGGGGCCACCGGCGTGGCGCTGCAGGTGGGAGGAGCCGACCTGGGTCCGGGGCCCGGCGTCGTGGCCGTCCGGCGGGATTCCGGGGTGCTGCCGCCGGACGTGGGAAGCGGACCTGCCGACGTGGGGGTCGTCGCCGACCTGCGCGCGAGCGACCCGGTGACCGAGCCGGGGGACGACAGCCTCGACGACCCGGGACCCTCGGCGGGCTCGACGAAGCGCCCCCACGCGGGCGCGCGGCGGGGGCTGCTCTCGGTGAGCGCCCCGGGCCCCGGGACGGTGCTCGTGGATGGGCGCGAGGTCGGAGAGCTTCCGCTCCGGCGGCTCTCGCTCGGCAAGGGCGGACACCGCCTCGAGGTCCGCAGCCCCACGCTGGGCTATACGATCCGGCGCCGGGTGCATGTCTCCGGCGGAGGGCACGCCAAGGTCGAGCTCAAGCCCCAGCGGGGGCGACT
- a CDS encoding U32 family peptidase — MRLSVACNFDEALIDGLKGYPIQEVYGKVTQDYAGGGRPSFYLPPANKQTVERFVKKVHGMGIQFNYLMNASCMGNREYTREGQTEIRKTLDWVSEAGCDSVTVGQIYLLQMIKRCYPNLRVRISSHRFTDSVRKARFWEDHGADCIVLNETAFYREFEALRTIRESVKCDLQLIANNSCRTDCAIAGTHASSLSHASQHGKGQKKSYPLDYHMLFCLDYRLREPVNYVRANWIRPEDMHHYEAMGYDYFKIVERNTPTPVLLNRVQAYANRRYDGNFFDMVLPFQYPESSYTTQAQRDAYSLKRAVKYFFKPGQVNVAKMPKLMTLGKQMGLLYPMPDGQQPLYLDNRKMDGFIDRFLKESCIDVDCEKCRYCHDFADRALTIEPSYRRKVLATYRDIFEDMHTGKFWLMKPGDVVEAAQRLVEVAKTTLEEWRAKRSATTAKQGAAGGAGLRSAAPSSTTNAAPGGAAMSQTDDLSTLAESALARKLRAKATAESLPSCPMDE, encoded by the coding sequence ATGCGACTGAGTGTGGCCTGCAACTTCGACGAGGCGCTGATCGACGGCCTCAAGGGATATCCGATCCAGGAGGTCTACGGGAAGGTGACGCAGGACTACGCCGGCGGCGGTCGTCCGAGCTTCTACCTGCCTCCCGCGAACAAGCAGACCGTGGAACGCTTCGTGAAGAAGGTCCACGGCATGGGGATCCAGTTCAATTACCTGATGAACGCCTCGTGCATGGGGAACCGCGAGTACACGCGCGAGGGGCAGACGGAGATCCGCAAGACGCTCGACTGGGTGAGCGAGGCGGGCTGCGACAGCGTGACCGTCGGGCAGATCTATCTGCTGCAGATGATCAAGCGCTGCTACCCGAACCTGCGCGTTCGCATCAGCTCGCACCGCTTCACCGACAGCGTGCGCAAGGCGCGCTTCTGGGAGGACCACGGCGCGGACTGCATCGTGCTCAACGAGACGGCCTTCTATCGCGAGTTCGAGGCGCTGCGCACGATCCGCGAGTCGGTGAAGTGCGACCTGCAGCTCATCGCCAACAACTCGTGCCGGACGGACTGCGCGATCGCCGGGACGCACGCCTCGAGCCTGAGCCACGCCTCGCAGCACGGTAAGGGCCAGAAGAAGAGCTACCCGCTCGACTACCACATGCTCTTCTGCCTCGATTACCGGCTGCGCGAGCCGGTGAACTACGTGCGCGCCAACTGGATCCGCCCCGAGGACATGCACCACTACGAGGCGATGGGCTACGACTACTTCAAGATCGTCGAGCGCAACACGCCGACCCCGGTGCTGCTCAACCGCGTGCAGGCCTACGCCAACCGTCGCTACGACGGGAACTTCTTCGACATGGTGCTGCCCTTCCAGTACCCCGAGTCGTCGTACACGACGCAGGCGCAGCGGGACGCGTACAGCCTGAAGCGCGCGGTGAAGTACTTCTTCAAGCCGGGGCAGGTGAACGTGGCCAAGATGCCGAAGCTGATGACGCTCGGCAAGCAGATGGGGCTGCTCTACCCGATGCCCGATGGCCAGCAGCCGCTCTATCTCGATAACCGCAAGATGGACGGCTTCATCGACCGCTTCCTGAAGGAGTCGTGCATCGACGTCGACTGCGAGAAGTGCCGCTACTGCCACGATTTCGCCGACCGGGCGCTCACCATCGAGCCCAGCTACCGGCGGAAGGTTCTCGCCACGTATCGCGACATCTTCGAGGACATGCACACCGGCAAGTTCTGGCTGATGAAGCCGGGCGACGTGGTGGAGGCTGCGCAGCGGCTGGTGGAGGTGGCGAAGACCACGCTCGAGGAGTGGCGCGCGAAGCGTTCGGCCACGACCGCAAAGCAGGGCGCGGCGGGGGGCGCAGGCCTCCGTTCGGCGGCGCCCTCCTCGACGACGAACGCCGCTCCGGGCGGCGCTGCGATGAGCCAGACCGACGACCTCTCGACGCTGGCCGAGTCGGCGCTGGCGCGGAAGCTGCGGGCCAAGGCCACCGCGGAGAGCCTCCCCTCCTGCCCGATGGACGAGTAG
- a CDS encoding bifunctional 3-deoxy-7-phosphoheptulonate synthase/chorismate mutase: MADNPTSGTPGAEALRTLRQKVEEVSLEILSLLNRRAGIALDIARHKHQAGLPIRDAHREAQLLGQLAVANQGPLDEPTVKALFRSILDASVATMSGDTQKALKVSSASGPRVVVDVRGQRVGDGGRLYIAGPCSVESEEQLELAARGLAARGVKFFRAGAYKPRTSPYAFQGLGEEGLRLLAQVARRYGLVTVSEATSLSNLPVVAEYVDVIQIGARNMYNYDLLREVGRIDKPVLLKRAFSATIDEWLCAAEYVALGGNERIILCERGVRAFGQETRATLDLSAVPLLLQQSRLPVVVDVSHAAGRRDILAPLTTAAFAVGAHAVMLEVHPDPDVALSDAQQQLSLGDFERLQREVLDQLSHTARALGSRA, from the coding sequence ATGGCCGACAATCCAACATCTGGGACGCCCGGCGCCGAGGCGCTCAGGACCCTCCGCCAGAAGGTGGAGGAGGTGAGCCTCGAGATCCTCTCGCTGCTCAACCGCCGAGCCGGGATCGCCCTCGACATCGCGCGGCACAAGCACCAGGCGGGCCTGCCGATCCGCGACGCGCACCGGGAAGCGCAGCTCCTCGGGCAGCTCGCGGTCGCGAACCAGGGGCCGCTCGACGAGCCCACCGTGAAGGCGCTCTTTCGCTCGATCCTGGACGCCTCGGTGGCCACGATGTCCGGGGACACGCAGAAGGCGCTCAAGGTCTCGAGCGCCTCGGGCCCCCGGGTGGTGGTCGACGTGCGCGGGCAGCGCGTGGGGGACGGCGGGCGGCTCTACATCGCCGGGCCCTGCTCGGTCGAGAGCGAGGAGCAGCTCGAGCTCGCGGCTCGCGGCCTGGCGGCGCGCGGGGTGAAGTTCTTCCGCGCCGGCGCGTACAAGCCGCGGACCTCGCCCTACGCCTTCCAGGGCCTCGGCGAGGAGGGGCTCCGGCTCCTCGCGCAGGTGGCGCGGCGCTACGGGCTCGTGACGGTGAGCGAGGCCACGAGCCTCTCGAACCTGCCGGTGGTGGCCGAGTACGTGGACGTGATCCAGATCGGCGCGCGCAACATGTACAACTACGACCTGCTGCGCGAGGTCGGGCGCATCGACAAGCCGGTGCTCCTCAAGCGGGCCTTCAGCGCGACGATCGACGAGTGGCTCTGCGCGGCCGAGTACGTGGCGCTCGGGGGCAACGAGCGGATCATCCTGTGCGAGCGCGGGGTGCGGGCCTTCGGCCAGGAGACGCGCGCCACGCTCGACCTGTCGGCCGTGCCGCTGCTCCTGCAGCAGTCGCGCCTGCCGGTGGTGGTGGACGTGAGCCACGCGGCGGGGCGACGGGACATCCTCGCGCCGCTCACCACGGCGGCCTTCGCCGTCGGGGCCCACGCGGTGATGCTGGAGGTCCACCCGGACCCCGACGTCGCCCTCTCCGACGCGCAGCAGCAGCTTTCTCTAGGGGACTTCGAGCGCCTGCAGCGAGAGGTGCTCGATCAGCTTTCGCATACCGCGCGCGCCCTCGGGTCCCGCGCCTAA
- a CDS encoding MerR family transcriptional regulator — protein MQIFSMSQLVRLSGVHRQTIHYYLREGLLPPPADGAGTRNARYSDRHLALLQLVRRLRSEEGLSLDAIRHRLQSAAYDPQRVQAELSGRPAPADLAPRSLSAEPFSATELASRANCTEDEVKAFTELGLLARIAGDLEERYEPEALSVLGAALELKQLGLDEAHVVHLAQLSREIGKAEVAALSVEVLTASGSRPSVDHYVRERFSRVGELVVALRGSEVAAALRALSEVAPRARSFAADAIYVPSPLFIERYGLDTELEHARRQVAAQPEDPVALLTLGRLLLGLGHYDEAARWCQESLKRRPRFAEAACYLGLTQALAGRLLPAVASCRRAVELAPESPRCRTFYGVVLAMHAVATTGLANATEVLQSALAEAVQSRKLPFPDEREELETLIARGRVLAVLPRELDAHRMGLEDLQQVLELTRHAHDGERGLEFSGSAALYRLHALFYLGVAAIERGDVALGREWLQECITIDPVSIFAKRAYEHLSSLMRR, from the coding sequence ATGCAAATATTTTCGATGAGTCAGCTCGTGCGGCTTTCGGGCGTGCACCGGCAGACGATCCATTACTACCTGCGGGAAGGACTCCTTCCGCCCCCGGCGGACGGGGCGGGGACGCGCAACGCCCGCTACTCCGACCGGCACCTGGCCCTGCTCCAGCTGGTGCGGCGGCTCCGCAGCGAGGAGGGGCTCTCCCTCGACGCCATCCGGCATCGCCTGCAGTCCGCGGCCTACGATCCGCAGCGCGTGCAGGCGGAGCTCTCCGGACGGCCGGCGCCGGCGGACCTCGCCCCCCGCTCCCTCTCGGCCGAGCCCTTCTCCGCCACCGAGCTCGCCTCGCGCGCCAACTGCACCGAGGACGAGGTGAAGGCCTTCACCGAACTCGGGCTCCTCGCCCGCATCGCCGGCGACCTCGAAGAGCGTTACGAGCCCGAGGCGCTCTCGGTCCTCGGCGCCGCGCTCGAGCTCAAGCAGCTCGGCCTCGACGAGGCGCACGTCGTGCACCTCGCGCAGCTCTCCCGCGAGATCGGAAAGGCCGAGGTGGCCGCGCTCTCGGTGGAGGTGCTCACCGCGTCGGGGTCGCGCCCGTCGGTGGACCACTACGTGCGCGAACGCTTCTCGCGCGTCGGCGAGCTGGTGGTGGCCCTGCGCGGCTCCGAGGTGGCCGCGGCTCTGCGCGCGCTCTCCGAGGTGGCCCCGCGGGCGCGCTCCTTCGCCGCCGACGCGATCTACGTGCCGAGCCCGCTCTTCATCGAGCGCTACGGCCTCGACACCGAGCTCGAGCACGCGCGCCGCCAGGTCGCGGCGCAACCCGAGGACCCCGTCGCCCTGCTCACGCTCGGGCGGCTGCTCCTCGGGCTCGGTCACTACGACGAGGCCGCGCGCTGGTGCCAGGAGAGCCTGAAGCGCCGGCCCCGCTTCGCCGAGGCCGCGTGCTACCTCGGGCTGACGCAGGCCCTCGCGGGGCGGCTCCTCCCCGCGGTGGCGTCGTGCCGCCGCGCCGTGGAGCTCGCCCCCGAGTCACCGCGCTGCCGCACCTTCTACGGCGTGGTGCTGGCCATGCACGCCGTCGCCACGACGGGCCTCGCGAACGCCACCGAGGTGCTGCAGAGCGCGCTCGCCGAGGCCGTGCAGTCGCGCAAGCTCCCCTTCCCCGACGAACGCGAGGAGCTCGAGACGCTCATCGCGCGGGGGCGCGTCCTCGCCGTGCTCCCCCGCGAGCTCGACGCGCATCGCATGGGGCTCGAGGACCTGCAGCAGGTGCTCGAGCTGACCCGGCACGCGCACGACGGCGAGCGCGGGCTCGAGTTCTCGGGCTCGGCCGCCCTCTATCGGCTCCACGCACTCTTCTACCTCGGGGTCGCGGCGATCGAGCGCGGCGACGTGGCTCTCGGCCGCGAGTGGCTGCAGGAGTGCATCACCATCGACCCGGTGAGCATCTTCGCCAAGCGCGCCTACGAACACCTGAGCTCGCTCATGCGCCGCTGA
- a CDS encoding PAS domain S-box protein → MTSSTTHGAPAPESPSLTARKAFLELGERDARLLRDLSEAMARVRPRIVDRLYERLLASPETRPLLERTDLATLRQRQGRYFDSLFEGTYDEAYAKDRQRIGETHFRLGVKPSWYLGTYALYVRLVVEELEGLTGGDWERAIPILNAFVKVAFLDMTLALETYEAAHVGHIHDLKRLNDLIVASVPAGLVLADAGLRVLAANRPLLGPREEPRPSIVGASVMEVLGIPELAPHLEAALGSGRPASGLLFTAAGGGVPAPRPVRVAITAVEPLAAEQVERLLVVVEDLSEEERLAATARASEERFHRVVESASDGIVLTNERGLITYFNRAAEQMFGWRREEVWGRPLELLLPEAERARHASAVRGAGESPEAMCGVRAVHGRRKDGTSFPAECAVSLHGEGEQLGYTAVLRDVSARHASEEALRRSEASFRALIEHSPDAVAVVRQGRFVYVNPSLLALLGHEKPEALLGQPAVLLAVPDEREPMAHYLRQLEEQPTTQPAVERRWVRRDGSTVDVEITTLPVIFDGQPAVAGVARDLGARRQLAAKMMQMDRMIAVGTMAAGVGHEINNPLCYVLGNLGFLGEQLRRLFAELGRGSADAPDAARPTAPRLHEDATWIAEVEGALREAQEGAERVRTIVRDLKTFARSDQEVRAPVHVERVLASAINMAWTEIRHRARLVQEISPTPPVLANESRLGQVFLNLLVNAAQAIPEDRSDDHCIRVRTSLRASQVAQVAIEVHDTGAGIAPEHLARIFDPFFTTKPMGQGTGLGLSICQGLVQAMGGQIEVESQLGRGSCFRVLLPAALEPVEATEATADAEPSRRRAPRSRVLIVDDEPLVAQSLERTLRDLHEVESVTTAQAALRHLAEGKRYDLILCDLMLPQMSGIDLYQELLARAPELAERMLFITGGAFTPRARQFLEESRRPWLEKPLGPEQLRRFVAEHLEKLAARPTAR, encoded by the coding sequence ATGACCAGCTCCACGACGCATGGCGCGCCCGCTCCGGAGTCGCCGAGTCTCACGGCGCGCAAGGCGTTCCTCGAGCTCGGTGAGCGGGACGCGCGCCTCCTGCGCGACCTCTCCGAGGCGATGGCTCGCGTGCGCCCGCGGATCGTGGACCGTCTCTACGAACGGCTCCTCGCGTCTCCCGAGACCCGGCCGCTGCTCGAGCGCACCGACCTCGCGACGCTGCGGCAGCGCCAGGGGCGCTACTTCGACTCGCTCTTCGAGGGAACCTACGACGAGGCCTACGCGAAAGACCGACAGCGCATCGGGGAGACGCACTTCCGCCTCGGCGTGAAGCCCTCCTGGTATCTCGGCACCTACGCCCTCTACGTACGGCTGGTCGTCGAGGAGCTCGAGGGCCTCACCGGGGGGGACTGGGAGCGCGCGATCCCGATCCTGAACGCCTTCGTCAAGGTGGCCTTCCTCGACATGACCCTCGCCCTCGAGACCTACGAGGCGGCCCACGTCGGACACATCCACGACCTGAAGCGCCTGAACGACCTCATCGTGGCCAGCGTCCCGGCAGGCCTCGTCCTGGCCGACGCCGGGCTGCGGGTGCTCGCCGCCAACCGCCCCTTGCTCGGCCCGCGCGAGGAGCCCCGCCCGAGCATCGTGGGCGCCTCGGTGATGGAGGTCCTCGGGATCCCGGAGCTCGCGCCGCACCTCGAGGCCGCGCTCGGCTCGGGGCGTCCGGCCTCGGGCCTGCTCTTCACCGCCGCGGGTGGCGGCGTCCCGGCGCCGCGACCGGTGCGCGTGGCCATCACGGCGGTCGAGCCGCTGGCCGCAGAACAGGTCGAGCGCCTGCTGGTCGTGGTCGAGGATCTCTCGGAGGAGGAGCGACTCGCGGCGACGGCCCGCGCCTCGGAAGAGCGTTTCCACAGGGTGGTGGAGAGCGCGAGCGACGGGATCGTGCTCACCAACGAACGCGGCCTCATCACCTACTTCAACCGCGCCGCCGAGCAGATGTTCGGCTGGCGTCGCGAGGAGGTCTGGGGCAGACCGCTCGAGCTGCTCCTCCCCGAGGCGGAGCGCGCCCGGCACGCCTCCGCGGTCCGGGGCGCCGGGGAGTCGCCGGAGGCGATGTGCGGCGTGCGAGCCGTCCACGGCCGGCGCAAGGACGGCACCTCCTTCCCGGCGGAGTGCGCCGTCAGCCTGCACGGCGAAGGAGAGCAGCTCGGCTATACGGCCGTCCTTCGCGACGTCTCGGCGCGCCACGCCTCGGAGGAGGCGCTGCGCCGGTCGGAGGCGAGCTTCCGCGCGCTCATCGAGCACTCGCCGGACGCGGTGGCCGTGGTCCGGCAGGGGCGCTTCGTCTACGTCAACCCGAGTCTGCTCGCGCTCCTCGGCCACGAGAAGCCCGAGGCTCTGCTCGGGCAGCCGGCCGTGCTGCTCGCCGTCCCCGACGAGCGCGAACCGATGGCGCACTACCTGCGCCAGCTCGAGGAGCAGCCCACGACGCAGCCCGCCGTCGAGCGCCGCTGGGTTCGCCGCGACGGGAGCACGGTGGACGTGGAGATCACCACCCTGCCGGTGATCTTCGACGGTCAGCCGGCGGTGGCGGGCGTGGCGCGCGACCTCGGCGCCCGGCGTCAGCTCGCGGCCAAGATGATGCAGATGGACCGCATGATCGCGGTGGGGACGATGGCCGCCGGCGTGGGGCACGAGATCAACAATCCCCTCTGCTACGTCCTCGGCAACCTCGGCTTCCTCGGCGAGCAGCTTCGGCGGCTCTTCGCCGAGCTCGGGCGAGGCTCCGCCGACGCGCCGGATGCCGCACGGCCGACGGCCCCCCGACTCCACGAGGACGCGACCTGGATCGCTGAGGTCGAGGGGGCGCTCCGCGAAGCCCAGGAGGGAGCCGAGCGCGTGCGGACCATCGTGCGCGACCTCAAGACCTTCGCCCGCTCGGACCAGGAGGTCCGGGCCCCCGTGCACGTCGAGCGCGTGCTCGCCTCGGCGATCAACATGGCCTGGACCGAGATCCGCCACCGCGCGCGCCTGGTGCAGGAGATCTCTCCCACGCCCCCCGTGCTGGCCAACGAGTCCCGCCTGGGCCAGGTCTTCCTGAACCTGCTCGTCAACGCGGCCCAGGCCATCCCCGAGGACCGGAGCGACGACCACTGCATCCGGGTGCGAACCTCGCTTCGGGCGAGTCAGGTAGCCCAGGTAGCGATCGAGGTCCACGACACGGGGGCCGGCATCGCGCCCGAGCACCTGGCTCGCATCTTCGATCCTTTCTTCACCACCAAGCCGATGGGACAGGGGACCGGGCTCGGGCTGAGCATCTGCCAGGGGCTGGTGCAAGCCATGGGCGGACAGATCGAGGTCGAGAGCCAGCTCGGTCGCGGGAGCTGTTTCCGGGTCCTGCTCCCGGCCGCCCTGGAGCCGGTGGAAGCGACGGAGGCCACGGCCGACGCGGAGCCCTCACGTCGCCGTGCTCCCCGGAGTCGGGTCCTGATCGTGGACGACGAACCGCTCGTGGCGCAGTCCCTCGAGCGCACCCTGCGGGACCTGCACGAGGTGGAGAGCGTGACCACCGCGCAGGCCGCCCTGCGGCACCTCGCCGAAGGCAAGCGCTACGACCTCATCCTCTGCGATCTGATGTTGCCGCAGATGTCCGGCATTGATCTCTACCAGGAGCTCCTGGCCCGCGCCCCCGAGCTGGCCGAACGGATGCTCTTCATCACCGGCGGCGCCTTCACCCCCCGCGCCCGCCAGTTCCTCGAGGAATCCCGCCGGCCGTGGCTGGAAAAACCCCTGGGTCCCGAGCAGCTCCGCCGCTTCGTGGCCGAGCACCTGGAGAAGCTCGCCGCGCGCCCGACCGCCCGATAG
- a CDS encoding thiol reductase thioredoxin: MSSSTTNSRSPQASQPGAPIHVTSVAAFEKYLEQPEPIIIDFWAPWCGPCRMMGPVFERVAARFAGRVRFLKVNTEELPELAGAFRIRSIPTVVVMQGRDVTDGAVGLLDEGRLTLLAERALGASQDGGMMGRLRRLFADGPAPGKDA; the protein is encoded by the coding sequence ATGTCCAGCAGCACTACGAACAGCCGATCCCCCCAGGCGAGTCAGCCGGGCGCCCCGATCCACGTCACCTCGGTGGCCGCCTTCGAGAAGTACCTCGAGCAGCCCGAACCGATCATCATCGACTTCTGGGCCCCCTGGTGTGGCCCGTGCCGCATGATGGGCCCCGTCTTCGAACGCGTGGCCGCACGCTTCGCGGGCCGGGTCCGCTTCCTCAAGGTGAACACCGAGGAGCTTCCCGAGCTCGCCGGAGCTTTCCGCATCCGCTCCATCCCGACGGTCGTGGTCATGCAGGGCCGCGACGTGACCGACGGAGCGGTCGGGCTCCTCGACGAGGGACGGCTCACGCTCCTCGCCGAGCGCGCCCTCGGCGCCTCACAAGACGGTGGCATGATGGGCCGACTCAGGCGACTCTTCGCGGACGGCCCCGCACCCGGAAAGGACGCGTAG
- a CDS encoding OsmC family protein, translating to MEIASKVVWRDGMAFAAELDGHTLLLDADEEFGGQNRGPRPKGLTLVSLGGCTAMDVVAILNKMRVPLERLEVTLDSVLPDEHPKKFTKIVVRYHLWGKDLPVEKVQRAVQLSEEKYCGVRATLAPTVAMETEIYLNDERVK from the coding sequence ATGGAGATCGCATCCAAAGTCGTGTGGCGAGACGGTATGGCCTTCGCCGCGGAGCTCGACGGACACACCTTGCTGCTCGACGCCGACGAGGAGTTCGGCGGGCAGAACCGGGGACCGCGCCCGAAGGGGCTCACGCTGGTGTCGCTCGGCGGCTGCACCGCGATGGACGTGGTGGCCATCCTGAACAAGATGCGCGTGCCGCTCGAGCGCCTCGAGGTGACGCTCGACAGCGTGCTCCCCGACGAGCATCCGAAGAAGTTCACCAAGATCGTCGTGCGCTACCACCTCTGGGGCAAGGACCTGCCCGTCGAAAAGGTCCAGCGCGCCGTGCAGCTCTCCGAGGAGAAGTACTGCGGGGTGCGCGCCACTCTGGCCCCGACGGTGGCGATGGAAACGGAGATCTACCTCAACGACGAGCGCGTGAAGTAG